The genomic DNA GTAAAAACAGCAGCCAGCTCGCTTCATAAGCTAATTTTGCAAACGGTAAAAACATAGAAGCTAAAACCACATATAAGAAAAAATATTTAATCTTAGTAAAATCGCTTCCATCAAGAGAGTTGATAAAAAATAGATTCATAGACGCATTTGCAGCAAAAATAGCTCCGTAAACACCGAAAAAATAGTAAGCCATACATCCGCATACTATCATAGAAATCGACGCTTTAAGGGCAAAACTAAAGGCAAAATTTGCCGGATCGTATGTTTTTATAAATTTAGAAATAGCTATGTTCATCAATAGCTCATATTATCGATGATCTGGTTTTTATATCTTATTTTTTCTAGTTTAGCTTTTAAAACTTTATTTTCTTCTAAAAGAACGTTTAGTTTATTTTTTAATTCCGCTATATCACGGCTAGTGTAGTAGATCTCATTACTGATGTAAATTTTCGGTATCGTAACGCAGAGTATTAGGAGCAGCATAAAATATGCAGCCATGAGAGATTGAAAGTTTAGATTATGCTCTTTTTTAAGCTCTTCATCATGCCTTTGTAACAGTTCGTCTTTATCGCTCATACATTCCTCTGTATATGAAAAATTCTCATTTTAGCACAGCTGCTTCTTGGATTTTGTTTTATTTCATCCTCGCTCGGAGTTATCGGTTTTTTTGTTAATATTTTTCCTATTGAATGGTTATTTCCGCACTCGCATTTCATAACAAAATTATCACATATGCAGCTTTTTTCCCACTCTTTAAATGTTGATTTTGCTATTTTATCTTCTAAAGAGTGAAATGAGATTATATCTAAAATTGCATTGTTTATTTTTGAACTTTTTATTAAATTTAAAAGATTATTTAGCTCGTCAAGTTCTTTATTTACTTCTATTCGTATCGCTTGAAAAGCCAAAATAGCTATGCTTACGCTTCTGTTTTTTAAATTTGAACGACCTATAATACTAGATAACTCTTTTGCTGATTTTATAGGAGATTTGTCTCTTGCGTCTACTATTTTTTGAGCTAAACTTTTTGCATTTGGAAGCTCTGCGTATTTATAAAAAATATCCGCTAATTGATCTTTTGAATATGAGTTTATCAACTCTTTTGCGCTAAAAGTCTGATTTTTATCCATTCTCATATCTAAATTGTTGCTATTTATGCTAAATCCTCTTTCGTCAAGATCTAACTGAAGTGAGCTAACTCCTATATCGGCTAAGATACCTCTTATATCTTCGTGGTCTATTTTATTTAAAATTCCTGCAAAATTACTTTTATAAATTTTTATTCTATCTGAGTATTTTTCAAATTTAGCTTTGCAAAATGATAAAGATTCGCTATCTCTATCGCAAGCTATGATTTTTAAATTTGGATTTGATATCAAAATAGCTTCGCTGTGTCCACCGTACCCTAATGTACAATCTAATATAGTACCGTTTTTTATATCTTTAAAAGAGTTCAAAACAGGCTTTAACAAAACCGGTATATGAGGCGAATCCAACACGTTTCCTTAATATAAGATTATTTTAGTATGTTAGCATAAATTTATTGAAGTTGTAATAAAAGCCGGATATTTGCTATAATTATCACAAATAATTTAGGAAAAGTTATGAATATTGAATACTCTATGGGTGAGATAAAAAAGATATCCGCATCTATGTTTAAAAAGAATTTTTTCGGTATATTCCATGGATCTATATCGGCTAGAATCGAGCATAATCAGTTTGTTATCAATAAAAAAGATGCGATATTTGATGGACTTAGCAACGATGATCTGACTTTGCTTTATTCCAAAAAAGATTATAGATGGAACGATGCTAGCATAGATAGCGATATACATCTAAATATATATAAAAATATCGGCGAGGCAAAATATATTTGTTACGCGATGCCGCCTTATTTGACAGCTTACAGCATGGATCATATAACTATTGAACCGCGAGATTACTTTGGATATATGAAATTTGATAATATATTTATTTATGATATAAAGCAATTTGATGATTGGTATGAGAGAGCTCCATCTGAGATATGTAGGTATATGATAGAAAAAAACAGCAATATCATGGTTATAAAAGGATATGGTGTTTATGTATATGAAAGAACTGCGTATGATCTGGCAAAGACGGTAGCTCTTTTAGAAAATAGTTGTAAAATGATAAATTATGCAAGCAGATTTCAAAATTTAAATTTAGGTTTGTGAATTAGTAAAAAAGTTAGTAAAATTTTACAAAATTTAATTTTAGCATATGATTTTAAGGTAATTTAAACAGAGTTTTGGTAGAATTGCGATGTTTATTGCGATTTATGATAAAGGAAAATTATGTTAACTTGGATGCAGAAGCATAAAAAGTATTTGGTTGTGACTATTTGGATAAGCACTATTGCATTTGTCGGAGCAGGTTTTGTTGGTTGGGGTGCTTATGATCTTAATAGTAATAGAGCAACTTCGGTAGCGAAAGTAGGAAATAGAAATATTACAATCCAAGAATTTCAAAAAACTTATAGCAATTTATATAATTATTATTCGAGTTTATCTGAGGGTAAATTTACTCAAGAACAAGCTGATGAAATGGGGCTTGATAGAATCGCTTTACAAAGATTAATCCAAGAAAATTTATTTTTAAATTATGTTGACGATATAGGACTTATGGTTTCCAAAGAGGAACTTATAGCGGCTTTGACGTCGGATGAAGGTTTTCAAGTAGATGGTAAATTCGATAAAAGCAGATATGAAGATACATTAAAAAGAGCTAGAATCACTCCAAAAGATTTTGAAAATGAACTTACGAATAAACTTTTATTAAACAAATTTTTTGATGCTATAAATTTAAAAACAAATCAGACGGATTTGGATATTTTGGCTTCTAGTTATTTTATGGAAGATAAGGTTTCTATAAACATTATCAAAGCCGATAAAAACAGTATTTCAGTAGATGAAAACGAGTTAAAAGATCTATGGGAAAAAAGTAAAAATAGATATCTAACTAAGAGCAAATTTGAGCTACAAACAAAATTTATACCGCAAACTAATATAGATGTGAATGATACCGTTTTAGAGGAATTTTTTGAAGAAAACAGAGGCAATTATAGAGACGGTTTTGATAAACTTTTAACTTTTGACAAAGCAAAAGATGATGTAAAATACGATTATGAGCTAAAACAAGCTAGAAAAACAGCCCTTGAAGAGTATTTAAAGATAAAAAAAGGAGAATCAAACGCTACTACTGCAGTAACAGTATTAGAAGATAATGAGGATTTTCCTATAAATGAGCTAAGAGATGCTAAAGTAGGCGATGTTTTAAAGCCGTTTGAGTACAAAAACGGATATATGATAGCAGAATTAGTTGGCAAAAATATGCCAGAAGTGATGAGCTATGAAGAGGCAAAGGATGCTCTTACCAAGGTTTATATGGATGAAAAAGGTAAAAAACTTCTCGAAGAAAAAGCAAAACAATCTTTGAATAATTTTAGTGGAAAAGATATAGGATTTGTAAGTAGAGATACTAAAAAAAGTATCGACGGACTTAGCGAAACTGAGTATTTAACGTTTATTATGAAGCTATTTGAAAGTCCAAATAAAAACGGATATGTTATGTTAGATACAAAGGCTGTTGTGTATAGTATTTTAGAGCAGAGACTTTTAAATTTAGATAAAGTAAAAGAGTATAATGCTCTACTCTCTCAAAATGCTAGTGCTATAAAAAATGGACAATTAGAGCGAGATCTATTAGATGCTTTGCAAAAACGTTACAAAATTGAACAATACTATAAAAGGTAATAATCGTGGGAACTAAGATACTTGGTATAGACATCGGCTCCACACAAATTTGTGCTATTATGGCTGAATGTGAGAATAGCAGCACTAGATCAGATAATGCGATTAAAGTGATAGGCATGGGGTCTGTAAAATCACAAGGATTAAAAAAAGGTTCTATCACAAATATTGAATTAGCATCAAACTCTATTAAAGCAGTCGTAAATGATGTAATGAGAATAGCAGGAACAAAATTTGATAAAGTTATAGTATCCATATCTGGTAAAGATGCTAAAAACATAGACTGCAAAGACGTTATAAACATACCAGAACGCGAAGTAAATATAAAACAGATTGAACGTGCTATAAGCTCAGCCGAATATAAGGTAAAGATCCCGCATGATTATGAGATCATACACACTTTACCGTATAATTTTAAAATAGACGAACAAGACAATATAGAAGATCCGCTTGGTATGAACGGCACTAGACTTGAAGTTCAAGCTCACATTATCGTAGTACAAAAATCAGCAGTTATGAATTTAAGAAAAGCTATAGAAAAAGCTGGTTTAAAAGCTGATAATATAGTATTATCCGGCTATGCTTCAGCTATAGCTACTTTGAATGAAGATGAAAAAGCTTTGGGAGCCGTACTTATAGATATGGGCGGAGCTAGTTGTAATATGGTTATTCATTCTGGTAACTCTATTAGGTATAATGAGTTTTTAGGTGTAGGCTCATCAAATATCACAATTGACTTATCTACTATTTTACATACTCCTCCTACAGTTGCAGAAGATATAAAAGTTAAATACGGAACACTTAAAAATCAAGGCAACGAGCTTATCGTGTTGCCTGATTTGGGAGATGAAAACTCAAGCCACGAAGTTGATATTAGCGTAATTACAAAAGTTATTTATATGCGAGTAGAAGAAACTTTGATGATACTTGCTAAGATGCTTAGCGAGAGTAATTATAAAGATCTAGCAGGAGCAGGAGTTGTGCTAACTGGCGGGATGACAAAATTAGACGGCTTAAGAGAGTTAGCCTCAGCCGTATTTGATAGCATGCCAGTAAGAATAGCTAGACCAAGAGAGTTTGAAAGCTCTATAGACGTATTTAAAGATCCTGCAAATTCGTGTGCGATAGGGCTTTGTTTGTATGGTGCTGGCTATTTTACTCCTTATGAGATAGACTCTGAAAGAAAACTAAGATACAAAGATGAACCTATGATAAAAAATAGAGGTTTAATATCTGTAAAAGAAATGGATGAAAAGCGTGATCAAGTATTACACAGTGACACTAAAGATAAATTTGATAAAGATTATGAGATATATGAAGGTATTGA from Campylobacter fetus subsp. fetus includes the following:
- the rsmH gene encoding 16S rRNA (cytosine(1402)-N(4))-methyltransferase RsmH → MDSPHIPVLLKPVLNSFKDIKNGTILDCTLGYGGHSEAILISNPNLKIIACDRDSESLSFCKAKFEKYSDRIKIYKSNFAGILNKIDHEDIRGILADIGVSSLQLDLDERGFSINSNNLDMRMDKNQTFSAKELINSYSKDQLADIFYKYAELPNAKSLAQKIVDARDKSPIKSAKELSSIIGRSNLKNRSVSIAILAFQAIRIEVNKELDELNNLLNLIKSSKINNAILDIISFHSLEDKIAKSTFKEWEKSCICDNFVMKCECGNNHSIGKILTKKPITPSEDEIKQNPRSSCAKMRIFHIQRNV
- a CDS encoding class II aldolase and adducin N-terminal domain-containing protein, which translates into the protein MNIEYSMGEIKKISASMFKKNFFGIFHGSISARIEHNQFVINKKDAIFDGLSNDDLTLLYSKKDYRWNDASIDSDIHLNIYKNIGEAKYICYAMPPYLTAYSMDHITIEPRDYFGYMKFDNIFIYDIKQFDDWYERAPSEICRYMIEKNSNIMVIKGYGVYVYERTAYDLAKTVALLENSCKMINYASRFQNLNLGL
- a CDS encoding peptidylprolyl isomerase — protein: MLTWMQKHKKYLVVTIWISTIAFVGAGFVGWGAYDLNSNRATSVAKVGNRNITIQEFQKTYSNLYNYYSSLSEGKFTQEQADEMGLDRIALQRLIQENLFLNYVDDIGLMVSKEELIAALTSDEGFQVDGKFDKSRYEDTLKRARITPKDFENELTNKLLLNKFFDAINLKTNQTDLDILASSYFMEDKVSINIIKADKNSISVDENELKDLWEKSKNRYLTKSKFELQTKFIPQTNIDVNDTVLEEFFEENRGNYRDGFDKLLTFDKAKDDVKYDYELKQARKTALEEYLKIKKGESNATTAVTVLEDNEDFPINELRDAKVGDVLKPFEYKNGYMIAELVGKNMPEVMSYEEAKDALTKVYMDEKGKKLLEEKAKQSLNNFSGKDIGFVSRDTKKSIDGLSETEYLTFIMKLFESPNKNGYVMLDTKAVVYSILEQRLLNLDKVKEYNALLSQNASAIKNGQLERDLLDALQKRYKIEQYYKR
- the ftsA gene encoding cell division protein FtsA, with translation MGTKILGIDIGSTQICAIMAECENSSTRSDNAIKVIGMGSVKSQGLKKGSITNIELASNSIKAVVNDVMRIAGTKFDKVIVSISGKDAKNIDCKDVINIPEREVNIKQIERAISSAEYKVKIPHDYEIIHTLPYNFKIDEQDNIEDPLGMNGTRLEVQAHIIVVQKSAVMNLRKAIEKAGLKADNIVLSGYASAIATLNEDEKALGAVLIDMGGASCNMVIHSGNSIRYNEFLGVGSSNITIDLSTILHTPPTVAEDIKVKYGTLKNQGNELIVLPDLGDENSSHEVDISVITKVIYMRVEETLMILAKMLSESNYKDLAGAGVVLTGGMTKLDGLRELASAVFDSMPVRIARPREFESSIDVFKDPANSCAIGLCLYGAGYFTPYEIDSERKLRYKDEPMIKNRGLISVKEMDEKRDQVLHSDTKDKFDKDYEIYEGIEDEISINTQNNDLKGIDLKIENDDSIKNDVGAKRIDMADSINPFSKFINYLKNLF